One region of Marivirga arenosa genomic DNA includes:
- a CDS encoding RNA polymerase sigma factor, whose amino-acid sequence MENIDINIHKELIEKCKHGSHAAFKDLYMLYAKSMYNVAFRILRDSNITEDILQEAFIKAFYKINQFDYQATFGAWLKRIVVNQSLDYLRKESRWLMDDLENKSIVEEEDIDWEDIELRVDMVKEAILNLPSGFRTVASLYLFEGYEHKEIAEILDISENTSKSQFHRAKKKIKTFIQDYEKGQVRAIY is encoded by the coding sequence TTGGAGAATATAGATATTAATATCCATAAAGAATTAATTGAAAAGTGTAAGCATGGTAGTCATGCTGCTTTCAAAGATTTATATATGCTTTATGCTAAATCAATGTATAATGTAGCATTTAGGATTTTACGGGATAGTAATATCACCGAAGACATTTTACAAGAAGCATTTATCAAAGCATTTTATAAAATTAATCAATTTGATTACCAAGCCACTTTTGGAGCTTGGTTAAAAAGAATAGTAGTTAACCAGTCACTTGACTATTTAAGAAAAGAAAGCAGATGGTTAATGGATGATCTAGAAAACAAAAGTATTGTTGAAGAGGAAGATATTGATTGGGAGGATATTGAATTAAGAGTGGACATGGTAAAAGAAGCTATTTTAAACCTTCCATCAGGTTTTAGAACAGTGGCCAGCCTTTATTTATTTGAAGGATATGAGCATAAAGAAATTGCTGAAATTTTAGATATATCTGAAAACACATCTAAGTCACAATTTCACAGAGCGAAAAAGAAAATTAAAACTTTCATACAAGATTATGAAAAAGGACAAGTTAGAGCAATTTATTAA
- a CDS encoding pyruvate dehydrogenase complex E1 component subunit beta, with the protein MREIQFREALNEAMSEEMRRDENVFIMGEEVAEYNGAYKVTQGMLDEFGPKRVIDTPITELGFAGIGVGAAMNGTRPIIEFMTFNFSLVAIDQVINSAAKMLNMSGGQFNVPMVFRGPTGNAGQLASQHSQNFENWYANTPGLKVVIPSNPYDAKGLLKSAIRDDDPVIFMESELMYGDKGEVPESEYLEEIGKAKITKEGSDATLISFGKMMKVAHAAAEEMEKEGHSIEVIDLRTVRPIDYATIFESVKKTNRCVVVEEAWPLASISGDLAFNIQKTVFDYLDAPILRVNSLDVPVSYAPTLLEAVIPNKERTIKALRKVMYLD; encoded by the coding sequence ATGAGAGAAATTCAGTTTAGAGAAGCACTTAATGAGGCAATGTCTGAGGAAATGAGACGTGATGAAAACGTTTTCATTATGGGAGAAGAGGTTGCTGAATATAATGGTGCCTATAAAGTAACACAAGGAATGTTAGATGAATTCGGCCCTAAAAGAGTAATAGATACTCCTATTACTGAGTTAGGTTTTGCCGGTATTGGTGTTGGTGCAGCTATGAATGGCACTAGACCTATAATTGAATTCATGACTTTTAACTTTTCATTGGTTGCAATAGATCAGGTAATAAATTCAGCAGCAAAAATGCTAAATATGTCTGGTGGACAGTTTAATGTTCCAATGGTATTTAGAGGTCCAACAGGTAATGCGGGTCAATTAGCATCACAACATTCGCAAAACTTTGAAAACTGGTATGCAAATACTCCAGGTTTAAAAGTAGTAATTCCTTCAAATCCATACGATGCTAAAGGACTTTTAAAATCTGCTATTAGAGATGATGATCCCGTTATCTTTATGGAATCAGAATTAATGTATGGTGATAAAGGAGAAGTTCCTGAATCAGAATATTTAGAAGAAATTGGAAAAGCTAAAATCACTAAAGAAGGAAGTGATGCTACGTTAATTTCTTTTGGTAAAATGATGAAAGTAGCTCATGCTGCAGCTGAAGAGATGGAAAAAGAGGGGCATTCTATTGAAGTCATTGATTTGAGAACAGTGAGGCCTATTGATTATGCTACCATCTTTGAATCGGTTAAAAAAACAAATAGGTGTGTAGTGGTAGAAGAAGCATGGCCATTAGCTTCTATATCAGGAGATTTAGCATTCAACATTCAAAAAACTGTATTTGATTATTTGGACGCCCCAATTTTACGTGTTAATAGTTTAGATGTCCCAGTTTCTTATGCTCCTACCTTATTGGAAGCTGTTATTCCTAATAAAGAAAGAACGATCAAAGCATTAAGGAAAGTAATGTACCTAGACTAA
- a CDS encoding tetratricopeptide repeat protein, whose protein sequence is MRQLFYAAVLLGTLTFSGCALNKMMQAAEEQAIDVTPNPLELHGDEVAFTVDFQLPSKMLKDGITYTVNPYYVYGDKEIALDAVDFVKADFPNSDTEPVRTSKEFAFDYEEGMNVNGELVMQGTATIEKNGKSASTDRKPYATGLIRTSQLVMPSYHAAYADHGYNNKEELIPTNVNFYFDQGRSVLKSSELRSDRGKKFNAFIADKNVTRTVTITGTHSPEGPERINSNLSEDRAKAIEDYYRRQMRRYDYKGMADSIEFILKPVVEDWTDFKKALAEYDGITDAQKSEYTQIVNGSGSFEEKEDRLQKLSTYKQVFKDIYPDLRAAKTEVLTVKEKKTDAEISVLAKQIAAEEVSADTLSLEELMYAASMTPSLEEKAAIFKAATKKNDNSSVAHNNYGAVHLELAMEADGNEMTTLVEQAVTQFEISNKKKENAEAYANLATAYAMQGNYEKAYDAATKANEMTLSSENERGLMGVKGALEIMMGDYSEASTSLKNTADSEVNMFNKGLALVLQGNYENAVSTLEEVAGKTSGEGVHAHAHYLAAVASARLGKEGDVISHLKDAVAADADLKSKALSDLEFANFAANETFRNALK, encoded by the coding sequence ATGAGACAATTATTTTACGCAGCTGTTCTTTTAGGAACATTAACTTTTTCTGGTTGTGCATTGAATAAGATGATGCAAGCCGCTGAAGAACAAGCTATCGATGTAACTCCAAATCCTCTTGAACTTCACGGTGACGAGGTAGCATTTACGGTTGATTTCCAATTACCGTCTAAAATGCTTAAAGATGGAATTACTTATACTGTAAATCCTTACTATGTATATGGCGATAAAGAAATTGCGTTAGACGCAGTTGATTTCGTCAAAGCTGATTTCCCTAATAGTGATACTGAGCCTGTTAGAACTAGCAAAGAATTTGCATTCGACTATGAAGAAGGTATGAATGTAAATGGTGAACTAGTTATGCAAGGTACAGCTACTATTGAAAAAAATGGAAAATCCGCTTCTACTGATAGAAAACCATATGCAACTGGATTAATCAGAACTTCTCAATTAGTTATGCCGTCTTATCATGCTGCTTATGCTGATCACGGATATAATAACAAAGAGGAATTAATCCCTACTAATGTTAATTTCTATTTTGACCAAGGAAGATCAGTTCTAAAATCATCTGAATTAAGAAGTGATAGAGGTAAAAAATTCAATGCTTTCATTGCTGACAAAAACGTTACAAGAACTGTAACTATTACAGGTACTCACTCTCCTGAAGGTCCAGAAAGAATCAACAGTAACTTATCTGAAGATAGAGCAAAAGCAATTGAAGATTACTATAGAAGACAAATGAGACGTTATGACTACAAAGGAATGGCGGATTCAATTGAATTTATATTAAAGCCAGTTGTTGAAGATTGGACTGATTTCAAAAAAGCTTTAGCAGAATATGATGGAATTACTGATGCTCAAAAAAGCGAGTATACTCAAATTGTAAACGGTTCTGGTAGCTTTGAAGAAAAAGAAGATAGATTACAAAAATTATCTACTTACAAACAAGTATTCAAAGATATCTATCCTGATTTAAGAGCTGCTAAAACTGAAGTTCTAACAGTAAAAGAGAAAAAGACTGATGCTGAGATTTCTGTTTTAGCTAAGCAAATTGCTGCTGAGGAAGTTTCTGCTGATACTCTTTCATTAGAAGAATTAATGTATGCTGCTAGCATGACTCCTTCATTAGAAGAAAAAGCTGCTATTTTCAAAGCTGCTACCAAGAAAAATGACAATAGCTCAGTTGCTCACAACAATTACGGTGCTGTTCACTTAGAATTAGCTATGGAAGCAGATGGTAATGAAATGACTACATTAGTAGAGCAAGCAGTTACTCAATTTGAAATTTCTAATAAGAAGAAAGAAAATGCTGAAGCTTATGCAAACTTAGCTACTGCTTACGCCATGCAAGGAAACTATGAGAAAGCATATGATGCAGCTACTAAAGCTAACGAAATGACATTAAGCAGCGAAAATGAAAGAGGTTTAATGGGCGTTAAAGGTGCTTTAGAAATCATGATGGGTGACTACAGCGAAGCTTCTACTTCACTTAAAAATACTGCTGACTCAGAAGTTAACATGTTCAACAAAGGTTTAGCATTAGTTCTTCAAGGTAATTATGAGAATGCAGTAAGCACTTTAGAAGAAGTTGCAGGAAAAACTTCTGGTGAAGGTGTTCACGCTCATGCTCATTATTTAGCAGCTGTTGCTAGCGCAAGATTAGGTAAAGAAGGTGATGTAATCAGCCACTTAAAAGATGCAGTTGCTGCTGACGCTGATTTAAAATCAAAAGCACTTTCTGATCTTGAATTTGCTAACTTTGCAGCAAATGAAACTTTCAGAAATGCATTAAAATAA
- a CDS encoding PspC domain-containing protein, protein MKKVQKFIENQAFGVCTRLGEMMDLPSSHIRIFFIYSSFLTFGSPILLYLALAFIRDVRKMLRRGRSKWYY, encoded by the coding sequence ATGAAAAAAGTTCAAAAATTCATCGAAAATCAGGCCTTTGGTGTATGCACAAGATTGGGTGAAATGATGGATCTCCCTAGTTCTCACATAAGGATATTTTTTATTTATTCTTCTTTTTTAACATTTGGGTCTCCCATTTTACTTTATTTAGCTTTAGCATTTATACGTGATGTGAGAAAAATGTTAAGAAGAGGACGATCTAAATGGTATTATTAA
- a CDS encoding MFS transporter: protein MRSRLAISTIFFCYGLTFASWAARIPTIQENFNLSEAQLGTLLLMLPIGSFISLPIAGALVAKWNSFIVTRFAIILYLLSLVIISFIDNIYMLGILLFFFGGMGNMVNIAINTQAVNLEKEYNRNIMASFHGMWSLAGFFGAIIGAYMIGADILLQYHYIIIFSTSVIAAIISFKYLLNADADQDTDKPIFAIPDKSLLLLGFIAFSSMMCEGTMFDWSGIYYKDIVKAPNEILGLAYTFFMVSMAGVRFIADYFTSKVGVKKVIFISGILNFSGMLLLVLIPGKIISLVAFFIVGAGVSSVIPLSFSLAGKTKKMNSGVALAAVSTMGFFGFLIGPPLIGYLASWLNLRASFSFIALMALSVALLATQIKSSQN, encoded by the coding sequence TTGAGGTCAAGATTAGCTATTAGTACTATTTTTTTCTGTTATGGCTTAACCTTTGCAAGTTGGGCGGCTCGAATACCAACAATTCAAGAAAACTTTAATCTTTCTGAAGCTCAATTAGGTACTTTATTATTAATGTTACCTATTGGTTCTTTTATTTCATTACCTATTGCGGGAGCTTTAGTTGCCAAATGGAATAGTTTTATAGTCACTCGTTTTGCCATTATTCTTTATCTCCTTTCCTTAGTTATTATCTCGTTTATCGATAATATTTATATGTTAGGGATATTACTATTCTTTTTTGGAGGAATGGGCAATATGGTAAATATAGCGATCAATACTCAAGCAGTAAATCTAGAAAAAGAGTATAACAGAAATATCATGGCAAGCTTTCATGGAATGTGGAGCTTGGCTGGTTTTTTTGGTGCAATCATAGGAGCTTACATGATAGGTGCTGATATTTTGTTACAATATCATTACATAATTATTTTTTCAACTAGTGTAATTGCGGCTATAATAAGTTTTAAGTACTTACTAAACGCAGATGCAGACCAAGATACCGACAAACCCATCTTTGCTATTCCGGATAAGTCACTTTTATTGCTAGGGTTTATCGCATTTTCCTCTATGATGTGTGAAGGGACAATGTTTGATTGGAGTGGCATATATTATAAGGATATAGTGAAAGCTCCTAATGAAATTTTAGGGCTAGCCTATACTTTTTTTATGGTAAGTATGGCGGGGGTTCGGTTTATTGCGGATTACTTCACTAGTAAAGTCGGAGTTAAAAAAGTCATTTTTATTAGCGGTATATTAAATTTTTCCGGTATGTTATTATTAGTTTTAATCCCAGGAAAAATCATTTCATTAGTAGCTTTTTTTATTGTTGGTGCGGGTGTGTCCTCTGTTATTCCTTTATCCTTTAGTTTAGCAGGGAAAACAAAAAAAATGAATTCAGGAGTGGCATTAGCTGCAGTTTCTACTATGGGCTTTTTCGGCTTCTTGATTGGCCCACCTCTAATAGGATATTTAGCTTCATGGTTAAACCTAAGAGCATCATTTTCATTTATTGCCTTAATGGCACTATCAGTAGCTTTACTAGCTACTCAAATTAAAAGCTCTCAAAATTGA
- a CDS encoding alkane 1-monooxygenase gives MNWLRKIGFFSAFIIPSFTIAGFYIGGIANLSTLIFVYAFIPVLDAAIGKDYKNIPKSAVSKVANDFYYRFITYCWTYFQLAFLIWAMWSVTTHTLSIFEMITFTIAVSLSTGGIGITVAHELGHKKSKLERFYSKVLLMTVSYMHFYIEHNKGHHVRVSTPEDPATSRENENFYAFWWRSISQGYLSAWKIENKRLDRKNISRFSIHNQMIWFTILPFIFAAFITTLISAYIGYFTIIPFVFFFAQSILAFSLLEAVNYVEHYGLRRKKIDEARYERVAPHHSWNANHLMSNFFLFQLQRHSDHHYNAIKRYQVLDNYENAPQLPAGYPSMILLAHFPPLWFKIMNPRLQKWNNLKAV, from the coding sequence ATGAATTGGTTAAGAAAAATTGGCTTTTTTAGTGCATTTATTATCCCATCCTTCACGATTGCAGGGTTTTACATCGGGGGTATTGCAAACCTATCTACCTTAATTTTTGTATATGCATTTATACCAGTTTTGGATGCTGCAATAGGTAAAGATTATAAGAATATACCTAAAAGTGCAGTGAGCAAAGTTGCCAATGATTTCTATTATCGATTCATTACCTATTGTTGGACTTATTTCCAACTTGCTTTTTTAATTTGGGCTATGTGGTCAGTTACAACTCATACCTTAAGCATATTTGAAATGATTACCTTTACTATAGCAGTTTCATTATCAACTGGAGGTATTGGCATTACTGTGGCTCATGAGCTAGGCCACAAAAAATCAAAATTAGAGCGATTTTATAGTAAGGTACTCCTTATGACTGTAAGTTACATGCATTTTTATATTGAGCATAATAAAGGGCATCATGTAAGAGTATCAACACCCGAAGATCCTGCAACAAGCAGAGAAAATGAAAACTTTTACGCCTTTTGGTGGAGATCCATTTCTCAAGGCTACTTAAGTGCATGGAAAATTGAAAACAAAAGATTAGATAGAAAGAACATTTCTCGATTCTCCATTCATAATCAAATGATTTGGTTCACTATCTTACCTTTTATTTTTGCAGCTTTCATTACAACCCTTATAAGCGCATACATTGGTTACTTTACTATCATACCCTTTGTATTCTTTTTTGCTCAAAGCATTTTAGCCTTTTCTCTACTTGAAGCAGTAAATTATGTTGAGCATTATGGTTTAAGAAGAAAAAAAATTGATGAAGCCAGATATGAAAGAGTGGCACCTCACCATTCATGGAATGCAAATCACCTGATGAGTAACTTCTTTCTATTTCAATTACAGAGACATTCAGATCATCATTATAATGCAATAAAAAGATATCAAGTATTAGATAATTATGAAAATGCACCTCAGCTACCCGCTGGTTATCCTAGTATGATTTTATTAGCTCATTTTCCTCCTTTATGGTTCAAAATTATGAATCCAAGACTTCAAAAATGGAATAATTTAAAAGCTGTATGA